Proteins encoded by one window of Cylindrospermum stagnale PCC 7417:
- a CDS encoding linear amide C-N hydrolase, with protein sequence MKRYIRSFSLAIPFLLVGIAALVACDFTQEGFNIHQALSNSMNDLHLGLIPVVLLGCTRAIYVANEETKSIFTMRSMDWADPNMSISLWASPRNSYRTGVGESDEGYPLTWESKYKSLVVCNYGKSTTDGINEEGLVANLLFLAQADYTHDEQSNKPRLPISGLAQYVLDNYANVQEAVDGLKEEPFFIVTSDIALATLDRENSKFKVSTKNIVLHLSISDSQGNSAVLQYVTDEQTKKSKLVVYHFQQDKKDKGKDTVSVMTNSLYEEQLELLKRFQNEDGEFDWAGKNKSFSWDKLMSNSGFELTPPMNGANIRFLRASFYSNRMDKIDNNYQNQRPFIDETNRVLGNPESYSIWVDKWSQNEGVARAFSLIRNLSTPLNIQGINNNPFLSSTLWRTVIDHKKNRYFFESTRGLCPLYVDLDEFFKDLETVKKLDILLSPTKKGDQGIDLLEDQLNKGIKIGKVNHEFVEVEDNKWFYFDYQKS encoded by the coding sequence ATGAAACGTTACATCAGAAGTTTTTCATTGGCTATACCGTTTCTATTGGTTGGAATTGCCGCACTAGTAGCCTGCGATTTCACACAAGAAGGCTTTAATATTCATCAAGCACTGAGCAACTCGATGAATGATTTGCACCTTGGATTAATACCAGTAGTATTACTTGGTTGTACCCGTGCAATATATGTTGCTAACGAGGAAACAAAATCAATTTTTACCATGCGTAGCATGGACTGGGCTGATCCAAATATGTCCATAAGTTTATGGGCATCACCTAGAAATAGCTATCGGACAGGTGTTGGTGAAAGTGATGAGGGTTACCCGTTAACATGGGAATCTAAGTATAAGAGCCTCGTTGTATGTAATTATGGAAAGTCTACGACTGATGGCATCAACGAGGAGGGCTTAGTTGCCAATCTGCTTTTTCTAGCACAAGCTGACTACACGCATGATGAACAGTCCAATAAGCCGCGTTTACCGATTAGTGGTTTGGCACAGTATGTACTGGACAACTATGCAAACGTCCAAGAAGCTGTAGATGGGTTAAAGGAGGAGCCATTTTTTATTGTGACTTCTGACATAGCCTTAGCAACATTAGACAGAGAAAACAGTAAATTCAAAGTAAGTACTAAAAACATAGTTTTACATTTGTCTATTTCAGATTCTCAAGGAAATTCGGCAGTCTTACAATACGTGACCGACGAGCAAACCAAGAAATCTAAATTAGTAGTGTACCACTTTCAACAGGACAAAAAAGATAAAGGCAAAGACACGGTCTCTGTCATGACTAACTCGCTGTATGAAGAGCAATTAGAACTTTTAAAGAGATTTCAAAATGAGGATGGAGAGTTTGATTGGGCAGGTAAAAATAAATCCTTTAGCTGGGATAAGCTCATGTCTAATTCAGGTTTTGAGCTGACTCCGCCAATGAATGGAGCTAATATTCGATTTCTCCGCGCCTCGTTCTACAGCAATAGAATGGACAAAATCGATAACAATTACCAAAATCAAAGACCATTCATTGATGAGACTAACAGAGTTCTTGGTAACCCCGAATCTTATAGTATATGGGTTGATAAGTGGTCACAAAACGAAGGTGTCGCTAGAGCTTTTTCGTTGATTCGTAATCTGTCAACGCCTTTAAATATTCAGGGAATAAATAATAACCCATTCCTTTCTTCTACACTGTGGCGTACTGTTATAGATCATAAGAAAAATCGCTATTTCTTTGAATCAACTAGGGGTTTATGTCCACTATATGTTGATCTCGACGAATTCTTTAAGGATTTAGAGACAGTGAAAAAGCTTGATATTTTGCTGTCGCCAACAAAAAAGGGTGATCAAGGGATTGACCTACTGGAGGATCAACTAAACAAAGGAATAAAGATAGGCAAGGTTAATCATGAGTTTGTTGAGGTCGAAGATAATAAATGGTTTTATTTTGACTATCAGAAGTCGTGA